One window from the genome of Nomascus leucogenys isolate Asia chromosome 12, Asia_NLE_v1, whole genome shotgun sequence encodes:
- the S100A14 gene encoding protein S100-A14, whose amino-acid sequence MGQCRSANAEDAQEFSDVERAIETLIKNFHQYSVEGGKETLTPSELQDLVTQQLPHLMPSNCGLEEKIANLGSCNDSKLEFGSFWELIGEAAKSVKLERPVRGR is encoded by the exons ATGGGACAGTGTCGGTCAGCCAACGCAGAG GATGCTCAGGAATTCAGTGATGTGGAGAGGGCCATTGAGACCCTCATCAAGAACTTCCACCAGTACTCCGTGGAGGGTGGAAAGGAGACGCTGACCCCCTCTGAGCTACAGGACCTGGTCACCCAGCAGCTGCCCCACCTCATGCCG AGCAACTGTGGCCTGGAAGAGAAAATTGCCAACCTGGGCAGCTGCAATGACTCTAAACTGGAGTTCGGGAGTTTCTGGGAGCTGATTGGAGAAGCGGCCAAGAGTGTGAAGCTGGAGAGGCCTGTCCGGGGGCGCTGA
- the S100A16 gene encoding protein S100-A16 isoform X1 encodes MGCDSQSRSRSACSPHILLFRRPYPLRKCLLSWGKRVTHVPSGSLLLCPESDSSWAVTGLGPTLGPASRRSREMSDCYTELEKAVIVLVENFYKYVSKYSLVKNKISKSSFREMLQKELNHMLSDTGNRKAADKLIQNLDANHDGRISFDEYWTLIGGITGPIAKLIREQEQQSSS; translated from the exons ATGGGCTGTGACTCACAGAGTAGATCCAGATCCGCCTGCTCCCCTCATATCCTGTTATTCAGAAGGCCGTATCCGCTTAGAAAGTGTCTTTTGTCCTGGGGTAAGAGGGTGACGCATGTGCCCTCTGGCAGTCTGCTGCTGTGTCCAGAGTCCGACTCCAGCTGGGCTGTAACTGGGCTTGGCCCCACCTTAG GCCCCGCCAGCAGGCGAAGCAGGGAGATGTCAGACTGCTACACGGAGCTGGAGAAGGCAGTCATTGTCCTGGTGGAAAACTTCTACAAATATGTGTCTAAATACAGCCTGGTCAAGAACAAGATCAGCAAGAGCAGCTTCCGCGAGATGCTCCAGAAAGAGCTGAACCACATGCTGTCG GACACAGGGAACCGGAAGGCTGCGGATAAGCTCATCCAGAACCTGGATGCCAATCATGATGGGCGTATCAGCTTCGACGAGTACTGGACCTTGATAGGCGGCATCACCGGCCCCATCGCCAAACTCATCCGTGAGCAAGAGCAGCAGAGCAGCAGCTAG
- the S100A16 gene encoding protein S100-A16 isoform X2: MLGARRGPASRRSREMSDCYTELEKAVIVLVENFYKYVSKYSLVKNKISKSSFREMLQKELNHMLSDTGNRKAADKLIQNLDANHDGRISFDEYWTLIGGITGPIAKLIREQEQQSSS, translated from the exons ATGCTTGGCGCCAGGCGAG GCCCCGCCAGCAGGCGAAGCAGGGAGATGTCAGACTGCTACACGGAGCTGGAGAAGGCAGTCATTGTCCTGGTGGAAAACTTCTACAAATATGTGTCTAAATACAGCCTGGTCAAGAACAAGATCAGCAAGAGCAGCTTCCGCGAGATGCTCCAGAAAGAGCTGAACCACATGCTGTCG GACACAGGGAACCGGAAGGCTGCGGATAAGCTCATCCAGAACCTGGATGCCAATCATGATGGGCGTATCAGCTTCGACGAGTACTGGACCTTGATAGGCGGCATCACCGGCCCCATCGCCAAACTCATCCGTGAGCAAGAGCAGCAGAGCAGCAGCTAG
- the S100A16 gene encoding protein S100-A16 isoform X3, which translates to MSDCYTELEKAVIVLVENFYKYVSKYSLVKNKISKSSFREMLQKELNHMLSDTGNRKAADKLIQNLDANHDGRISFDEYWTLIGGITGPIAKLIREQEQQSSS; encoded by the exons ATGTCAGACTGCTACACGGAGCTGGAGAAGGCAGTCATTGTCCTGGTGGAAAACTTCTACAAATATGTGTCTAAATACAGCCTGGTCAAGAACAAGATCAGCAAGAGCAGCTTCCGCGAGATGCTCCAGAAAGAGCTGAACCACATGCTGTCG GACACAGGGAACCGGAAGGCTGCGGATAAGCTCATCCAGAACCTGGATGCCAATCATGATGGGCGTATCAGCTTCGACGAGTACTGGACCTTGATAGGCGGCATCACCGGCCCCATCGCCAAACTCATCCGTGAGCAAGAGCAGCAGAGCAGCAGCTAG